In Erigeron canadensis isolate Cc75 chromosome 7, C_canadensis_v1, whole genome shotgun sequence, one DNA window encodes the following:
- the LOC122608060 gene encoding cellulose synthase-like protein D5, translating into MVIKNQDSSPTSSPVRITVSSAGGFRNMGLTSPIRRSSISNSPLSGGRRVSGGGGGRYLSVSKDGVEDEYVAYTVHIPPTPDHQFMANSQTSPEYQKNQGNPNENRIKDTVFTGGFNSETKAHARRMKSVEEITVPKSKSLCQVDGCDEKLLEKSKKAQCECGFNICTECYIDCCSNGSGVCPGCKEPFREACEEDEEQEDYDEIDEYQPTMSEEKDTVNPLRKTRNGVRLEHNFSLVRSFKATPNNNNNNQEFDHTRWLFETHGTYGFGNAVWPREGCNRGGEKYEYESPPMFNDRRNRPLTRKVGISAAILSPYRLLIVIRLVALGLFLTWRISHPNHDAVWLWLMSVICEVWFAFSWLLDQLPKLCPVNRSTDLTVLKERFEPTQNNPKGLSDLPGIDIFVSTADAEKEPPLVTANTILSILAVDYPVDKLACYLSDDGGSLVTFEALAEAASFARTWVPFCRKHEIEPRNPEAYFSQKGDPLKNKRRVDFVRERRKVKREYDEFKVRINALPETIRRRSDACNAREELLAKKKQMEIGGKLTESVKTPKATWMSDGNTWHGTWFSGEEDHSRGNHAGIIQLMLVPPGPECTYKTEEDPEDLIDTRNVDTRLPMLVYVSREKRPGFDHNKKAGAMNALVRASAIMSNGSFILNLDCDHYIYNSLALKEGMCFMLDRGGDKICYVQFPQRFEGIDPNDRYANHNTVFFDVSMRALDGLQGPMYVGTGCIFRRIALYGFSPPRATEHHGWFGGKKIKFSLRKLKKNKTEEDTEMILPIVDDQNNNEEDDELKQALIPERFGDSTYLIDSIAVAEFGGRLIHELRGKGSHGRPSGSLAVQREPIDRAAIEEAIKVVTCFYEDKTEWGKRVGWIYGSITEDVVTGYRMHNRGWRSVYCVTKRDAFRGTAPINLTDRLIQVLRWATGSVEIFFSRNNALFASPRMKFLQRIAYFNVGMYPFTSIFLLAYCVLPALSLFSGKFIVQSLNITFLILLLAITITLSMLALLEIRWSKITLHDWWRNEQFWLIGGTSAHPVAVIQGLLKVIAGIDISFTLTSKPAAADDGEDEFAELYEFRFTMLMIPPVTIILLNVAAIAVGVFRTIYSPFPEWSKLLGGVFFSFWVLSHLYPFAKGLMGRKGKISTIVYLWAMLICIVVSLIFLYVHPPDGSRGQSFLMKFNFP; encoded by the exons atggttatcaAGAATCAAGATTCTTCTCCAACTTCATCTCCGGTGAGGATTACTGTTTCTTCAGCCGGCGGATTTCGTAACATGGGTTTAACTAGCCCGATTCGTCGATCATCGATATCGAATTCACCGCTTAGCGGTGGAAGACGGGTTtcaggaggtggtggtgggagGTATCTTTCTGTATCGAAAGATGGGGTTGAAGACGAATACGTGGCGTATACGGTTCATATTCCGCCTACACCAGATCATCAATTCATGGCGAATTCTCAAACAAGTCCAGAATACCAAAAGAATCAAGGAAACCCGAATGAGAATCGGATTAAAGATACGGTTTTTACTGGTGGGTTTAACTCAGAAACAAAAGCACATGCTCGTAGAATGAAATCGGTTGAAGAAATAACTGTTCCTAAGTCAAAATCTTTGTGTCAAGTAGACGGGTGTGACGAGAAACTACTCGAAAAATCCAAAAAGGCACAATGTGAATGTGGGTTTAACATTTGTACAGAATGTTATATTGATTGTTGTTCAAATGGTTCTGGGGTTTGTCCAGGATGTAAAGAACCGTTTCGTGAAGCTTGTGAAGAAGACGAAGAACAAGAAGACTATGACGAAATCGACGAATATCAGCCAACGATGTCTGAAGAAAAGGACACGGTTAACCCGTTGAGGAAAACGAGGAATGGGGTAAGATTGGAGCATAATTTTTCATTAGTGAGATCGTTTAAGGCGACAccgaataataataataataatcaagaaTTTGATCATACAAGATGGTTGTTTGAAACACATGGGACTTATGGATTTGGAAACGCAGTTTGGCCAAGAGAAGGGTGTAATAGAGGTGGAGAGAAATATGAGTATGAAAGTCCACCTATGTTTAATGATAGAAGAAATAGACCTTTGACTAGAAAAGTTGGAATTTCTGCTGCCATTTTAAGCCCTTACAG GTTGCTGATAGTTATCAGACTTGTGGCACTTGGTTTATTTCTAACATGGAGGATTTCACATCCCAACCATGATGCAGTCTGGCTGTGGTTGATGTCTGTAATCTGTGAAGTCTGGTTTGCATTTTCATGGCTACTAGACCAGCTTCCGAAGCTCTGTCCAGTGAACCGATCAACTGATCTAACTGTCCTCAAAGAACGGTTTGAACCGACACAAAACAACCCGAAAGGTTTATCTGATCTTCCTGGGATCGATATCTTTGTTTCAACTGCTGATGCTGAGAAAGAACCCCCACTTGTTACTGCCAACACTATTTTGTCAATCCTAGCTGTTGATTATCCAGTCGATAAGCTTGCTTGTTACTTATCTGATGATGGTGGGTCACTTGTCACGTTTGAAGCTTTGGCTGAAGCTGCTAGCTTTGCTAGAACATGGGTTCCTTTTTGTAGGAAACATGAAATTGAGCCAAGAAATCCTGAGGCTTATTTTTCGCAGAAAGGTGACCCGTTGAAGAATAAAAGACGGGTTGATTTTGTTAGGGAGAGACGGAAGGTGAAGCGAGAGTATGATGAGTTTAAAGTGAGGATCAACGCATTGCCTGAGACGATTAGAAGAAGATCAGACGCGTGTAATGCCCGAGAAGAGCTTTTGgctaaaaagaaacaaatggaGATTGGGGGGAAGTTGACTGAATCTGTTAAGACCCCAAAGGCTACATGGATGTCAGATGGAAATACTTGGCATGGGACGTGGTTCTCTGGAGAAGAAGATCACTCAAGAGGGAACCATGCGGGTATTATTCAGCTTATGTTAGTTCCACCTGGGCCAGAATGTACCTATAAAACAGAAGAAGATCCTGAAGACTTGATAGATACGCGAAACGTTGATACTCGGCTGCCAATGCTGGTTTATGTGTCACGTGAAAAGAGACCAGGGTTTGATCACAACAAAAAGGCAGGAGCTATGAATGCATTGGTTCGGGCCAGTGCTATTATGTCAAACGGGTCATTCATACTTAATCTCGATTGTGATCATTACATTTATAACTCGCTGGCTCTAAAAGAAGGAATGTGTTTCATGCTGGATAGAGGTGGTGATAAGATCTGCTATGTTCAATTCCCTCAAAGATTCGAGGGGATTGACCCGAATGATAGATATGCTAATCACAACACGGTCTTCTTTGATGTGAGTATGAGAGCTTTGGATGGGCTGCAAGGGCCTATGTATGTTGGGACTGGGTGTATCTTCAGGAGAATCGCTCTGTATGGGTTTAGCCCCCCTCGGGCCACAGAGCACCACGGATGGTTTGGTGGGAAGAAAATCAAGTTTTCGTTgagaaaattgaaaaagaacaaaactGAAGAAGATACTGAAATGATCTTGCCCATAGTAGATGATCAGAACaacaatgaagaagatgatgagcTCAAACAAGCGTTGATTCCTGAACGTTTTGGGGACTCTACTTATTTGATAGACTCGATAGCAGTGGCTGAATTTGGAGGGCGGTTGATTCATGAGTTACGTGGAAAAGGAAGCCATGGAAGACCCTCGGGTTCACTTGCTGTCCAACGTGAGCCCATAGACCGAGCTGCAATAGAAGAAGCGATCAAAGTTGTCACATGTTTCTATGAAGATAAAACAGAATGGGGTAAACGGGTCGGGTGGATTTATGGGTCGATAACTGAAGATGTTGTGACAGGTTACAGAATGCATAACAGAGGTTGGAGATCAGTTTATTGTGTTACGAAAAGGGATGCTTTCCGAGGCACAGCTCCAATCAACTTAACTGATAGGTTGATTCAAGTTCTCAGATGGGCTACCGGGTCAGTTGAGATCTTTTTCTCGAGAAACAACGCTCTGTTTGCTAGTCCAAGAATGAAGTTTCTCCAAAGAATCGCATACTTCAACGTCGGAATGTACCCTTTCACATCCATTTTCCTCTTAGCATATTGTGTTCTGCCAGCCCTTTCCCTCTTTTCAGGCAAATTCATTGTGCAGTCACTAAACATCACATTTCTGATCCTACTTTTGGCCATCACTATCACACTAAGCATGCTTGCTCTCCTTGAAATCCGATGGTCAAAAATCACCCTACACGATTGGTGGAGAAATGAGCAGTTTTGGTTAATAGGTGGCACAAGTGCACATCCAGTGGCAGTGATTCAAGGTCTGTTAAAGGTGATTGCTGGAATCGATATCTCATTCACATTAACCTCAAAACCAGCTGCAGCTGATGACGGTGAAGATGAATTTGCTGAGCTGTATGAGTTCCGGTTCACAATGCTTATGATTCCTCCAGTGACCATAATCTTACTTAACGTGGCAGCCATAGCAGTGGGAGTTTTTAGGACTATTTACAGCCCGTTTCCAGAATGGAGCAAGCTTTTGGGAGGGGTGTTCTTTAGCTTTTGGGTGTTGTCTCATTTGTATCCATTTGCAAAGGGGTTGATGGGCAGGAAAGGGAAGATATCCACTATTGTGTATCTTTGGGCAATGCTTATCTGCATCGTGGTGTCGTTGATTTTCCTCTATGTTCACCCACCAGACGGTAGCCGGGGGCAAAGTTTCTTGATGAAGTTTAACTTCCCTTGA
- the LOC122606792 gene encoding spindle assembly checkpoint kinase-like, which produces MTMSELTGDRNVAGSRTIVVGVKLDSESRELLTWALVKAAHPGDRVIALHVLTNNVKHDGKSSLLSLVKAFDSVLAVYDGFCNLKQVDLKLKICRGESIRKILVREAKSYGANEVIVGTARTHHAMKSSSSVARYCAKKLSKSCSIVSVNNGKVVFHRDSPSSPSIVSAKGSTDHHKNRLLSMFHKSLSLNPKLLKNGNERDSKCNQYNCNKMELALVKTESKYNCSICSPDSVLPGSACVLEETGDDDEDDESFMALVPLQKLQETSRDLTELIPGWPLLRRAISSNRLSSDRSPARQISVVQWAMRLPIRNQLLITNIDSSDHVVDDEKDGYLDGAIVVHGDEIQYDSSSSVNSDSLSLPEELEGLHEKYLSSCRLFDFQELVTATMNFKPENIIGKGGNSQVYRGCLPDGRELAVKILKTSKDVLQEFLLEIEIITALHHENIISLFGFCFEDNKLLLVYDLLSRGSLEDNLHGNNRDTILGWNERYKVSVGVAEALVYLHSKCEKPVIHRDVKSSNILLSDDFEPQLSDFGLAKWAAPSGLQITCTDIAGTFGYLAPEYFMHGKVTEKIDVYAFGVVLLELLTGRKPISNAYPKGEESLVMWAKPILNSGKFTRLLDQSLGDDYDVDQMERMTLAATLCIRHAPRARPNMSTILKLLQGDVEVTKWAQLELDSTGGSDARLYISNIPEEIEGLEDEGFSPSNLRSHLNLALLDIEDSSLSMSSIEENMSIEDYLRGRWSRSSSFD; this is translated from the exons ATGACAATGTCTGAGCTCACCGGTGATCGGAATGTCGCCGGAAGTAGAACAATAGTGGTCGGAGTAAAGTTAGATTCAGAAAGCAGAGAATTACTTACATGGGCTTTGGTCAAAGCAGCTCATCCTGGTGATCGTGTTATAGCTCTTCATGTTCTTACTAATAATG TGAAGCATGATGGGAAGTCTTCATTGTTGTCCCTAGTAAAAGCATTTGATTCAGTTCTTGCTGTTTATGATGGATTTTGTAACCTCAAACAG GTGGATTTAAAGTTAAAGATATGTAGAGGAGAGTCAATTCGAAAAATACTTGTAAGAGAAGCGAAATCTTATGGTGCTAATGAGGTTATAGTTGGCACGGCAAGAACACATCATGCGATGAAATCATCATCTTCGGTAGCAAGATATTGTGCTAAAAAGTTATCGAAAAGTTGTTCGATAGTATCTGTTAATAATGGTAAAGTTGTGTTTCATAGGGACTCTCCTTCATCACCATCAATTGTCAGTGCAAAAG GGAGTACAGATCACCATAAAAACCGATTATTGAGTATGTTTCATAAATCGCTTAGTTTGAATCCCAAGTTATTGAAAAATGGAAATGAGAGAGATAGTAAATGCAATCAATATAACTGCAATAAAATGGAGTTAGCATTAGTGAAAACGGAATCTAAATACAATTGTTCGATTTGTTCACCGGATTCAGTTCTTCCCGGTAGTGCTTGTGTTCTTGAGGAAAcaggtgatgatgatgaggatgatgaaaGTTTTATGGCTTTAGTGCCGTTACAAAAGCTTCAAGAAACTTCAAGAGACTTGACTGAACTGATACCTGGTTGGCCATTACTTCGTCGGGCTATTTCTTCGAATAGGCTTTCATCGGATAGATCTCCTGCCCGTCAGATCTCTGTTGTTCAATGGGCTATGAGGCTGCCGATTAGGAACCAGTTACTGATTACAAATATTGATTCAAGTGATCATGTAGTTGATGACGAAAAGGACGGATATTTAGATGGTGCAATTGTGGTTCATGGTGATGAGATTCAATATGATTCTTCCTCTTCAGTGAATTCTGATTCACTTAGCTTACCAGAAGAACTGGAGGGTCTTCATGAGAAGTACTTGAGTAGTTGTAGATTGTTTGATTTTCAAGAACTTGTAACAGCAACGATGAACTTCAAGCCAG AGAATATAATTGGTAAAGGAGGGAACAGTCAGGTGTACAGAGGTTGTCTTCCTGATGGAAGGGAACTGGCTGTTAAAATCTTGAAGACATCTAAAGATGTATTACAAGAATTCTTGTTGGAAATCGAGATTATTACTGCTTTACATCATGAAAACATTATTTCACTTTTTGGATTTTGCTTTGAAGACAATAAACTCCTTTTGGTTTATGACCTTTTATCAAGAGGAAGCCTTGAGGACAATTTGCACG GGAATAACAGGGATACCATACTTGGATGGAATGAACGGTACAAGGTTTCTGTGGGTGTAGCCGAGGCACTCGTATATCTGCACAGTAAATGCGAAAAACCTGTGATCCATAGGGATGTCAAATCATCTAACATCTTATTATCCGATGATTTTGAGCCACAG CTTTCTGATTTTGGACTCGCTAAATGGGCTGCACCGAGTGGGCTACAAATCACATGCACTGACATTGCTGGCACTTTCGG GTACTTGGCTCCCGAGTATTTTATGCATGGAAAAGTTACTGAGAAAATCGATGTCTATGCATTTGGTGTTGTGCTTCTTGAGCTTCTCACAGGAAGGAAACCAATAAGCAATGCTTATCCAAAGGGTGAAGAGAGTTTGGTTATGTGG GCAAAGCCAATTCTGAATAGTGGGAAATTTACCCGATTGTTGGACCAAAGCTTGGGTGATGACTATGATGTTGATCAGATGGAGAGGATGACTCTTGCTGCTACGCTCTGTATCCGTCATGCACCACGAGCTCGGCCCAATATGAGCACT ATTCTAAAACTGCTTCAAGGTGACGTGGAGGTGACAAAATGGGCACAACTAGAACTCGACTCAACAGGAGGGTCCGATGCAAGACTATATATCAGCAACATACCAGAAGAAATAGAGGGGTTGGAAGACGAAGGGTTTTCACCATCAAATCTAAGGTCACATCTTAACCTTGCTTTACTTGATATCGAAGACTCGTCTCTTTCCATGAGCAGCATTGAGGAAAACATGTCCATAGAGGATTACCTAAGAGGAAGATGGAGCCGATCATCGAGTTTTGACTAA